A genomic stretch from Rhodomicrobium vannielii ATCC 17100 includes:
- the bchJ gene encoding bacteriochlorophyll 4-vinyl reductase: MAHANAGLIGPNAIIRVAETLRERLGDDAAHNIFARAKLEARLATPPESMVPETEVGALQTALFEGLAGEDAKRISFEAGLRTGDYLLARRIPKFAQFVLKRLPPRMAARTLLSAIGKHAWTFAGSGTFEAKADYPVLVSIANCPLCRGRHADEPQCDFYAGTFQRLFETLVSRNTTVREIECEAAGGSACIFEIEWPKNAAQKAEHAPAAHRQRELT, translated from the coding sequence ATGGCGCATGCGAATGCGGGCCTTATTGGTCCCAATGCCATAATCCGGGTCGCCGAAACGCTCCGCGAGCGGTTGGGCGACGATGCGGCTCACAATATCTTCGCTCGCGCGAAGCTTGAGGCGCGCCTCGCGACGCCGCCCGAGAGCATGGTCCCGGAAACCGAGGTTGGCGCGCTTCAAACCGCGCTGTTCGAGGGCCTCGCCGGAGAAGACGCCAAAAGAATTTCCTTCGAGGCAGGGCTTCGCACGGGCGACTATCTCCTCGCGCGCCGCATTCCGAAATTCGCGCAGTTCGTGCTGAAGCGCCTTCCGCCACGCATGGCCGCGCGCACGCTGCTTTCCGCAATCGGCAAGCACGCCTGGACTTTCGCCGGAAGCGGAACCTTCGAAGCGAAGGCTGATTATCCGGTGCTTGTTTCGATCGCGAATTGTCCGCTGTGCCGTGGCCGCCACGCCGATGAGCCGCAATGCGATTTTTACGCTGGCACGTTCCAGCGCTTGTTCGAAACGCTCGTCAGCCGCAACACCACCGTGCGCGAGATCGAGTGCGAAGCGGCGGGCGGTAGCGCCTGCATCTTCGAAATTGAATGGCCGAAAAACGCGGCCCAAAAAGCAGAACACGCCCCCGCAGCCCACCGTCAACGGGAATTAACATGA
- a CDS encoding response regulator — translation MLRGGPFTLREKPIDGFRQSTVVFQLNQNHGLQDMRASLPTEPASERDDLKAENPIEGVRVFFVEDEVLVAMLMEDFLEELGCVVAASAHRVGAALQKIEQVKFDVAVLDINVAGETVTPVAEELERRSIPFIFASGYCGNVLDDRFAGRPLLIKPFGQADLAAALLKALAKPAE, via the coding sequence TTGTTGCGCGGCGGCCCGTTTACTTTGAGAGAAAAGCCGATAGACGGCTTTCGTCAAAGTACGGTAGTGTTTCAGCTCAATCAAAACCACGGGCTTCAAGACATGCGGGCTTCCCTCCCGACTGAACCGGCCTCCGAGCGCGACGATTTGAAAGCAGAGAATCCGATCGAAGGCGTGCGCGTGTTTTTTGTGGAGGACGAGGTGCTCGTGGCCATGCTCATGGAGGATTTCCTCGAAGAGTTGGGCTGCGTCGTCGCGGCTTCGGCGCACAGGGTCGGTGCAGCCCTGCAGAAGATTGAGCAGGTCAAATTCGACGTGGCGGTTCTTGACATCAACGTCGCAGGCGAAACGGTGACGCCTGTTGCCGAGGAGCTCGAACGGCGCAGCATTCCCTTCATTTTCGCAAGCGGCTATTGCGGAAATGTGCTCGATGACCGCTTCGCCGGTCGCCCTCTTCTCATCAAGCCCTTCGGGCAAGCCGATCTTGCCGCCGCTCTGCTAAAGGCTCTTGCGAAGCCAGCGGAATAA
- a CDS encoding alpha/beta hydrolase — protein sequence MTLELVRLPPAAPEKPVKLLFIHGICTGAWVWRQSFLPYFASLGYDVSALSLRGHGESEGRERVRSFGLRDFANDVEWAVKEIGGPVVIVGHSLGGGVVQNYVKRGGRAAGVVLMCAAPPHGLMRSSAELFIRNPTLFRELQRVLERGIRNANLDIIEDGLFAEPPSPQLRRLFFERMDDIAESASRQLYGFTPFAPLPWGMPKLMVIGCEKDEFVPPADVRLTAIYYGARSIIVKGGGHAIMMDSNWKDAAEPIAGWLAQEFRGASGSAA from the coding sequence ATGACACTCGAACTCGTTCGCCTGCCGCCCGCCGCTCCGGAAAAGCCGGTAAAACTTCTGTTCATCCACGGCATCTGTACCGGCGCGTGGGTTTGGCGGCAAAGCTTCCTCCCCTATTTCGCGAGCCTCGGCTACGACGTGTCCGCGCTCTCGCTTCGTGGCCATGGCGAAAGCGAGGGCCGCGAGCGCGTGCGCAGTTTCGGCCTCCGCGATTTCGCCAACGACGTGGAATGGGCCGTGAAGGAGATCGGCGGCCCCGTCGTGATCGTCGGCCATTCGCTCGGCGGCGGCGTCGTGCAGAATTATGTGAAGCGCGGCGGACGCGCTGCGGGCGTGGTGCTGATGTGCGCCGCGCCGCCGCATGGGCTGATGCGCTCGTCGGCGGAACTTTTCATCCGCAATCCGACGCTCTTCCGCGAATTGCAGCGCGTGCTCGAACGCGGCATTCGGAACGCCAACCTCGACATCATTGAGGACGGCCTGTTTGCCGAGCCGCCCTCGCCGCAACTCCGCCGCCTCTTCTTCGAGCGCATGGACGATATCGCCGAAAGCGCGAGCCGCCAGCTTTACGGCTTTACGCCATTCGCGCCGCTGCCTTGGGGCATGCCGAAGCTGATGGTGATCGGCTGCGAGAAGGACGAGTTCGTGCCGCCCGCCGATGTGCGTCTCACCGCGATCTATTACGGCGCGCGATCCATCATCGTGAAGGGCGGCGGCCACGCCATCATGATGGATTCGAACTGGAAGGATGCGGCGGAACCGATCGCGGGCTGGCTCGCGCAGGAATTCCGAGGCGCGTCCGGCAGCGCTGCGTAA
- a CDS encoding potassium transporter Kup — protein MATEALTKAEAQPLRNAALIGALGIVFGDIGTSPLYAYKEALASAGDVDALRPIAFGCVSLVFWALIIVVSIKYVLVIMRATNDGEGGVMALTALALNALKSERSREIAVLVGLVGVALFYGDCIITPAISVLSAVEGLEVATPVFKPFIVPIAAGILAALFMVQYRGTASIGRIFGPVMVVWFAVLALAGIPHIVARPDILAAVNPIYGLDLIATHGWIGFHVLGSVFLALTGAEALYADEGHFEGKVIRIDWFSFVLPALMLNYFGQGALVLENPDARTNPFFYLFADWLLYPAVALATAATIIASQAVITGAFTITQQAVSLGFMPRMEIRFTSKTEASQIYIPQANWLMAAAVLGLVLYFESSSALAGAYGLAVATTMVVSTLLVGVVARNIWGWSLLKTGLIISLFLIVDLAFFGANLIKFFEGGFLPVLVGAGIFTAMVTWRRGRVVLNQRIARENPPFQAFWEEVRGADLCRVPGIAVYLTSRPDRIPPSLHLNVKHNKCLHDTVVLLTVITERIPRVPKERRAYAEQLQHGFIRVILRFGFAESPNVPRALRRVAAERRAELFFDPAADVSYFVGRAIPVPSTSPEMSEVREQIFIILTKNATTATNFFCIPAEDVVELGTFIEI, from the coding sequence ATGGCGACGGAAGCACTGACGAAAGCCGAGGCGCAGCCGCTCCGGAACGCTGCGCTCATCGGCGCGCTTGGCATCGTGTTCGGCGACATCGGCACGAGCCCGCTCTACGCCTACAAGGAGGCGCTCGCTTCCGCCGGGGATGTAGACGCGCTCCGTCCTATCGCCTTCGGCTGCGTGTCGCTCGTGTTCTGGGCGCTGATCATCGTCGTATCGATCAAGTATGTGCTCGTCATCATGCGAGCCACGAACGACGGCGAGGGCGGCGTCATGGCGCTGACGGCGCTTGCCCTCAATGCGCTGAAGTCCGAGCGCTCGCGCGAAATCGCAGTCCTCGTCGGGCTCGTCGGCGTCGCGCTGTTCTACGGCGACTGTATCATCACGCCCGCGATTTCGGTTCTCTCCGCCGTGGAGGGGCTGGAAGTCGCCACGCCCGTGTTCAAGCCGTTCATCGTACCCATCGCGGCAGGCATACTGGCTGCGCTCTTCATGGTGCAATATCGGGGCACAGCTTCCATCGGGCGCATTTTCGGCCCGGTCATGGTCGTCTGGTTCGCCGTCCTCGCGCTGGCGGGCATACCCCATATCGTGGCGCGACCCGACATCCTCGCAGCCGTGAACCCTATTTACGGCCTCGACCTGATCGCGACGCACGGCTGGATCGGCTTTCACGTGCTCGGCTCCGTCTTCCTTGCACTAACGGGCGCCGAGGCGCTTTACGCCGACGAGGGCCATTTCGAAGGCAAGGTAATCCGGATCGACTGGTTTTCGTTCGTGCTGCCAGCGCTGATGCTCAACTATTTCGGTCAAGGCGCGCTCGTGCTCGAAAACCCGGATGCACGGACGAACCCGTTCTTCTATCTGTTCGCCGACTGGCTCCTCTATCCGGCCGTGGCGCTCGCGACCGCAGCGACCATCATCGCGAGCCAGGCCGTCATCACCGGCGCCTTCACCATCACGCAACAAGCCGTCTCGCTCGGCTTCATGCCACGCATGGAAATCCGCTTCACCTCGAAAACCGAGGCGAGCCAGATCTACATTCCGCAGGCGAACTGGCTCATGGCGGCGGCGGTGCTGGGGCTTGTCCTGTATTTCGAATCATCGAGCGCACTTGCGGGCGCATACGGCCTCGCCGTCGCGACAACGATGGTCGTATCGACACTGCTTGTCGGCGTCGTGGCGCGCAACATCTGGGGATGGAGCCTTCTCAAGACGGGGCTGATCATTTCATTATTCCTTATCGTCGACCTCGCTTTCTTCGGTGCGAACCTCATCAAGTTTTTCGAGGGTGGCTTCCTGCCGGTGCTCGTCGGCGCGGGGATCTTCACGGCGATGGTGACGTGGCGGCGCGGCCGCGTCGTGCTGAACCAGCGCATCGCACGCGAAAACCCGCCGTTCCAGGCGTTCTGGGAGGAGGTCAGAGGGGCCGATCTTTGCAGAGTGCCGGGCATCGCCGTTTATCTCACGAGCCGGCCTGACAGGATTCCGCCGTCGCTGCATCTGAACGTGAAGCACAACAAATGCCTTCACGATACCGTCGTTCTGTTGACGGTAATCACCGAACGCATCCCGCGCGTGCCGAAGGAAAGACGTGCCTACGCGGAGCAACTTCAGCATGGATTTATCCGCGTGATCCTGCGGTTTGGCTTTGCCGAATCGCCGAACGTGCCACGCGCGCTGAGACGGGTGGCGGCGGAGCGGCGCGCGGAGCTTTTCTTCGATCCCGCCGCTGACGTGTCCTATTTCGTGGGCCGCGCGATCCCGGTGCCGTCGACCTCGCCCGAAATGTCGGAGGTGCGCGAGCAGATCTTCATCATCCTCACGAAGAACGCGACCACCGCGACGAACTTCTTCTGTATCCCGGCGGAAGATGTGGTCGAACTCGGCACGTTCATCGAGATTTGA
- the thiL gene encoding thiamine-phosphate kinase, with translation MRRLGENALIAEILAPLATHPGAFGLSDDAAHLSDLPPNGLVMTTDALVAGVHFFENDDPGDAAYKAVAVNVSDLAAKAAKPFAYLLTLALPAAPTEDWARAFAEGLARAQAAFGVSLIGGDTVTARGPWWLSVTALGDAPARPLVRGGGRPGDVLYVTGTLGDAALGLKMRLGLDDFAGALSADETEHLARRYLYPEPRVSLRPALAAHASAAMDLSDGLALDLTRLCTASGVTASVDASALPLSEAARSAVAACPALIEAIIAGGDDYEILAAVPPDTASHSLAFEATARDAGCPVFRIGTLAEGASPPAFLGPSGEPLILSAKGFEHFAL, from the coding sequence ATGCGCAGGCTCGGTGAAAACGCGCTCATCGCAGAGATACTGGCGCCGCTCGCGACGCATCCGGGCGCGTTCGGCCTGTCTGACGACGCGGCGCATCTATCCGACCTGCCGCCGAACGGGCTTGTGATGACGACCGACGCTCTCGTCGCTGGTGTGCATTTCTTCGAGAACGACGATCCGGGCGATGCGGCTTACAAGGCGGTCGCGGTAAATGTGTCCGACCTTGCTGCCAAGGCTGCAAAGCCCTTCGCCTATCTTCTGACGCTCGCACTTCCCGCCGCGCCCACCGAAGATTGGGCGCGTGCCTTCGCGGAGGGACTCGCCCGCGCGCAGGCTGCGTTTGGCGTGAGCCTCATCGGCGGGGATACGGTAACGGCGCGAGGCCCGTGGTGGCTTTCGGTGACGGCGCTTGGCGATGCCCCGGCGCGTCCGCTTGTCCGCGGCGGCGGCAGGCCCGGCGACGTGCTTTATGTCACCGGCACGCTCGGCGACGCGGCGCTCGGCCTCAAGATGCGGCTCGGCCTTGACGACTTCGCCGGGGCGCTTTCTGCGGATGAGACGGAACATCTCGCGCGCCGCTATCTCTATCCCGAGCCGCGCGTTTCACTTCGGCCCGCGCTTGCCGCGCACGCTTCAGCCGCGATGGATTTGTCGGACGGGCTTGCGCTCGATCTCACGCGGCTTTGTACCGCTTCGGGCGTGACAGCCTCGGTCGATGCGAGCGCCCTGCCCTTGTCCGAAGCCGCGCGCTCTGCAGTCGCCGCCTGCCCGGCCCTCATCGAAGCGATCATCGCCGGCGGGGACGATTACGAAATCCTCGCGGCCGTGCCGCCCGACACCGCATCGCATTCGCTCGCCTTCGAGGCCACCGCCCGCGACGCCGGTTGCCCTGTCTTCCGCATCGGAACGCTCGCGGAAGGCGCGTCACCCCCTGCCTTTCTCGGCCCATCGGGCGAACCGCTCATCCTTTCGGCCAAAGGCTTCGAACATTTCGCACTTTGA
- the hemN gene encoding oxygen-independent coproporphyrinogen III oxidase, with protein sequence MMIPGIAKYFHARVPRYTSYPTAPHFTGEVDAKRYGAWLSRLDPDTELSLYLHIPFCRRMCWYCGCNMRVIARYSPVTEYVETLIKEIDLACEKLPKGSMKVRHIHWGGGTPTALNGEDMVRIHEAVASRFDILPNAEIAVEIDPRTFTQDNADALGKIGCTRASLGIQEFDITVQEAINRVQPMEVIEDTIRMLHEQNVKGLNFDLMYGLPHQTAEMLTRTVEQAATLKPDRIALFGYAHVPWMAKNQRMIPEDALPTALMRFEQATAAGDALEAAGYVRIGLDHFARPEDSMAIALREGHLHRNFQGYTDDLAGAIVAFGASAISETPEGFMQNIVETGAYSRAVNSGELPVAKGVTFRGEDKLRSAIIERLMCDMEVDLDEMRRLHAPNRDDFYDELAQLRALQDEGLCELDGSKVRVPDAARPALRVVCSVFDDYLQHNQGQRHAAAV encoded by the coding sequence ATGATGATTCCAGGTATCGCGAAATACTTCCATGCACGGGTACCCCGCTACACGAGCTATCCGACTGCGCCGCACTTCACCGGCGAAGTGGACGCGAAGCGCTACGGCGCGTGGCTCTCGCGGCTCGACCCGGACACGGAGCTTTCGCTTTATCTTCACATCCCGTTCTGCCGTCGCATGTGCTGGTATTGCGGCTGCAACATGCGCGTCATCGCGCGTTATTCGCCCGTGACTGAATACGTCGAGACGCTGATCAAGGAAATCGACCTCGCCTGCGAAAAGCTCCCGAAGGGTAGCATGAAGGTGCGTCACATCCATTGGGGTGGCGGCACGCCGACGGCGCTGAACGGCGAAGACATGGTGCGTATCCATGAGGCGGTGGCGAGCCGCTTCGACATTCTGCCGAACGCCGAAATCGCCGTCGAGATCGATCCGCGCACCTTCACGCAGGACAACGCGGACGCGCTCGGCAAGATCGGCTGCACCCGCGCGAGCCTCGGCATTCAGGAATTCGACATCACGGTTCAGGAGGCGATCAATCGCGTCCAGCCGATGGAGGTGATCGAAGACACGATCCGCATGCTGCACGAGCAGAACGTGAAGGGTCTCAACTTCGACCTCATGTATGGCCTGCCGCATCAGACCGCCGAGATGCTCACCCGCACCGTGGAGCAGGCCGCGACGCTCAAGCCGGATCGGATCGCGCTGTTCGGCTATGCGCATGTGCCGTGGATGGCGAAGAACCAGCGCATGATCCCCGAAGACGCGCTGCCGACGGCGCTTATGCGCTTCGAGCAGGCGACGGCGGCGGGCGACGCGCTGGAAGCCGCCGGTTATGTGCGCATCGGCCTCGACCACTTTGCCAGGCCCGAGGACAGCATGGCGATCGCGCTGCGCGAAGGCCATCTGCACCGCAATTTCCAAGGCTACACAGACGACCTCGCGGGGGCCATCGTGGCCTTCGGGGCGAGCGCCATCTCGGAAACCCCCGAGGGCTTCATGCAGAATATCGTCGAGACCGGTGCCTATTCGCGCGCGGTCAACTCGGGCGAGCTTCCGGTCGCCAAGGGCGTGACGTTCCGCGGCGAGGACAAGCTGCGCTCTGCGATCATCGAGCGCCTGATGTGCGATATGGAGGTCGACCTCGACGAGATGCGCCGCCTTCATGCGCCGAACCGCGACGACTTCTACGATGAGCTTGCGCAGCTTCGCGCACTGCAGGACGAAGGCTTGTGCGAACTCGACGGCAGCAAAGTGCGCGTGCCGGATGCGGCGCGGCCAGCGCTTCGCGTCGTCTGCTCCGTTTTCGACGACTACCTCCAGCACAACCAGGGGCAGCGGCACGCCGCAGCGGTCTGA
- the ribH gene encoding 6,7-dimethyl-8-ribityllumazine synthase, which produces MTKPVHILIIEGRYYNHIGDALLEGATRALDEAGATWEVKTVPGALEIPQVLALAKDADLFDEGGDRPFHGCVALGCVIRGETSHYDIVANESAHQLLSLAIRHGIPFGNAILTVENEAQALARADVNRKNKGREAVLACLEVLRLKRAFRR; this is translated from the coding sequence ATGACAAAACCCGTTCATATCCTCATCATCGAAGGCCGCTATTATAACCACATCGGCGATGCGCTGCTTGAGGGCGCGACGCGCGCGCTCGACGAAGCCGGCGCAACGTGGGAAGTGAAGACGGTCCCCGGCGCGCTCGAAATTCCGCAGGTTCTGGCGCTCGCCAAGGATGCGGATCTCTTCGACGAGGGCGGCGACCGGCCTTTTCACGGCTGCGTGGCGCTCGGCTGCGTGATCCGGGGCGAAACCTCGCATTACGACATCGTCGCGAACGAATCGGCGCATCAACTTCTTTCGCTCGCGATCCGGCACGGCATTCCGTTCGGCAACGCGATCCTGACGGTCGAGAACGAGGCGCAGGCGCTTGCTCGGGCTGACGTTAACCGCAAGAACAAGGGCCGCGAGGCCGTTCTGGCGTGCCTTGAGGTGCTTCGCCTGAAGCGTGCGTTTCGCCGGTAA
- a CDS encoding GFA family protein has protein sequence MSIKGSCLCGSVRYEVEHLDAPIRVCHCRTCRKAHASAFNVSAKVAREHFHWISGQDKLTCFESSPGKFRRFCSICGSQVVAEYPDKPYVTLRVATLDDDPGARPSQRMWMSHAVSWAEAEMDLPAYEQWHEEAATNALEEAAPVTVGRAF, from the coding sequence ATGAGCATCAAGGGAAGTTGTCTCTGCGGCAGCGTGCGCTATGAGGTCGAACACCTGGACGCGCCGATCCGCGTCTGCCACTGCCGCACTTGCCGAAAGGCGCACGCCTCAGCGTTCAACGTATCGGCCAAGGTGGCGCGCGAGCATTTTCACTGGATCTCGGGGCAGGACAAACTCACCTGCTTCGAATCCTCGCCGGGCAAATTCCGCCGCTTTTGCTCGATCTGCGGTTCGCAGGTCGTCGCCGAATACCCCGACAAGCCCTATGTGACGCTGCGCGTTGCGACGCTAGACGACGATCCGGGCGCACGCCCGAGCCAGCGCATGTGGATGTCGCACGCAGTGTCCTGGGCCGAGGCGGAAATGGACCTCCCGGCTTACGAGCAGTGGCACGAGGAAGCGGCAACGAATGCCCTGGAGGAAGCCGCGCCGGTCACGGTCGGCCGCGCCTTTTAA
- the thpR gene encoding RNA 2',3'-cyclic phosphodiesterase has product MPRLFTGLELPHDVVGHLSGLRAGLSGASWIDAENYHITLRFVGDITDAQANDFADALADIRFESFDIAVSGLGSFGGHKPRSLWAGVKASPALETLQKAHERAARAAGLPPEPRNFTPHVTLARLRNVSPFAAADYLARHGGFACEPFTVSRFVLFSSRPNQGGGPYVVEEAYSAWDAHFAEDEELFAHPHGHVFPSTQSR; this is encoded by the coding sequence ATGCCTAGACTTTTCACCGGACTCGAACTGCCTCACGATGTGGTCGGACATCTTTCCGGCCTTCGGGCTGGTCTCTCGGGCGCAAGCTGGATCGACGCGGAAAACTATCACATCACGCTCAGATTCGTCGGCGACATCACCGACGCTCAGGCGAACGACTTCGCGGACGCGCTGGCGGACATCCGTTTCGAAAGTTTCGACATCGCGGTTTCGGGGCTCGGCAGTTTCGGTGGACACAAGCCGCGCTCGCTTTGGGCGGGGGTGAAAGCATCACCGGCGCTGGAGACGCTGCAAAAGGCGCATGAGCGGGCGGCGCGCGCGGCAGGTTTGCCGCCGGAGCCGCGCAATTTCACGCCGCACGTGACGCTCGCCCGGCTACGCAATGTCAGCCCCTTCGCCGCCGCCGATTATCTCGCGCGCCATGGCGGCTTCGCCTGCGAGCCGTTCACCGTGAGCCGTTTTGTGCTGTTCTCCTCGCGGCCCAATCAGGGCGGCGGCCCGTACGTCGTGGAGGAGGCCTATTCGGCATGGGATGCGCATTTCGCGGAGGATGAGGAACTTTTCGCGCATCCGCACGGCCACGTTTTCCCGAGTACGCAATCACGCTAG
- the nusB gene encoding transcription antitermination factor NusB codes for MDLDDGHDAGPKADLPAGQPRTRARLAAVQALYQMEMTQRDLSLVLQEFLGRRFETVEIYAGADRSFFRDIVEGIARGQAKIDLEIAAHLASGWKLSRIDSILRAILRSGVYELTDRNDVPARAVINEYVEIAKDFFGGEEPGVVNGVLDRVARAKRSREFGRKSGGKGGPTKAATRFGDDSSEN; via the coding sequence ATGGACTTGGACGACGGTCACGACGCAGGCCCGAAAGCGGACCTGCCGGCAGGACAGCCTCGAACGCGCGCGCGACTTGCTGCCGTGCAGGCGCTCTATCAGATGGAAATGACGCAGCGCGACCTCAGTCTCGTGCTTCAGGAGTTCCTCGGCCGCCGTTTCGAGACCGTGGAAATCTATGCGGGCGCGGACCGTTCGTTCTTCCGCGACATCGTGGAGGGCATCGCGCGCGGACAGGCGAAGATCGATCTCGAAATCGCGGCCCATCTCGCCTCGGGCTGGAAGCTGTCGCGCATCGACAGCATCCTGCGGGCGATCCTGCGTTCGGGCGTTTACGAACTGACCGACCGCAACGATGTCCCCGCGCGCGCTGTCATCAACGAATATGTCGAGATCGCCAAGGATTTCTTCGGCGGCGAGGAACCGGGCGTGGTGAACGGCGTTCTCGACCGCGTGGCGCGAGCAAAGCGATCGCGCGAATTCGGCAGGAAATCCGGCGGCAAGGGCGGCCCGACAAAGGCCGCAACCAGGTTCGGGGATGATTCGAGCGAGAACTGA
- a CDS encoding zinc-binding metallopeptidase family protein yields MKLFECQHCGLLVYFENTVCERCGYALGFLPDVAQMTALKPNGDGIFTPLADKSLTVSYCANFEHGTCNWLVDKPGELCRACVLNRTIPDLPENLRRWQRIEVAKHRLVYSLLRLGLPVESKTEAPETGIAFDFLAPPPGEDGQGKILTGHDNGEITLNVIEAEDAVREKIRENMHEPYRTLLGHFRHEIAHYYFERLVKGRPGYALFLATFGDETTDYGEALKKHYANGAPPDWRDNHITSYASAHPHEDWAETFAHYLHMIDTLETAYAFGLRVRPRAGQDDNLAASVSFDPYTRKDFETIIDAWLPVTFAVNSINRSMGIDDLYPFVISPAVIEKLRVVHDIVRSKGAKAASVKEAAERPSFAGSVASRSA; encoded by the coding sequence ATGAAGCTTTTCGAGTGTCAGCATTGCGGGCTACTGGTCTATTTCGAGAACACCGTGTGTGAGCGCTGCGGTTATGCTCTAGGCTTTCTTCCAGATGTCGCGCAAATGACGGCCCTCAAGCCAAATGGCGACGGCATCTTCACGCCGCTCGCCGACAAGTCCCTCACCGTATCATACTGCGCCAATTTCGAACATGGCACATGTAATTGGCTCGTCGACAAGCCGGGCGAGCTATGCCGCGCATGCGTTCTGAACCGCACCATTCCTGACCTGCCCGAGAATTTGCGGCGCTGGCAGCGTATCGAGGTGGCGAAGCATCGCCTCGTCTACAGCCTGTTGAGGCTCGGCCTGCCTGTTGAAAGCAAGACCGAAGCGCCTGAAACCGGCATTGCCTTCGACTTTCTCGCGCCCCCGCCGGGTGAGGACGGGCAGGGCAAGATCCTGACGGGCCACGACAATGGCGAAATCACGCTGAACGTCATCGAGGCGGAAGATGCGGTCCGCGAGAAGATCCGCGAAAACATGCACGAGCCCTACCGCACGCTGCTCGGTCATTTCCGCCACGAGATCGCACATTATTATTTCGAGCGGCTCGTGAAGGGGCGGCCGGGCTATGCTCTGTTCCTCGCCACCTTCGGCGACGAGACGACGGATTACGGCGAGGCGCTGAAGAAGCACTACGCGAACGGTGCGCCTCCTGACTGGCGGGACAATCACATCACGTCATACGCGAGCGCGCATCCGCATGAGGACTGGGCCGAGACTTTCGCGCATTATCTGCACATGATCGACACGCTGGAGACGGCCTACGCGTTCGGCCTTCGCGTGCGGCCGCGTGCCGGACAGGACGACAACCTTGCCGCGAGCGTCAGCTTCGATCCATACACGCGCAAGGATTTCGAGACGATCATCGATGCGTGGCTTCCTGTGACCTTCGCGGTGAACAGCATCAATCGCAGCATGGGCATCGACGACCTCTACCCCTTCGTCATCTCGCCCGCCGTCATCGAGAAGCTTCGTGTCGTTCACGATATTGTCCGCTCGAAGGGCGCGAAGGCTGCTTCGGTAAAAGAGGCCGCCGAGCGCCCGAGCTTTGCCGGAAGTGTCGCGAGCCGCTCCGCCTGA